The following are encoded in a window of Oncorhynchus mykiss isolate Arlee chromosome Y, USDA_OmykA_1.1, whole genome shotgun sequence genomic DNA:
- the c1qb gene encoding complement C1q subcomponent subunit B: MATWWLRWGTAAVMVGSILASLVTSVAMEPSCNANLGYPGIPGIPGAHGANGKDGPKGEKGDPGESGLRGKGLKGEPGESGPPGRSGLQGNPGRLGPKGPPGPPGEKGSPSGVDSSLTSFFSCKRNTIQQPPKNLPIRFDGPILSGLDPSLEGVSLKDGLFKCTISGVYFFTYHLSAKSLICVNLKKGTETKVGFCDSSSGFLVTSGSVVLDLLEGDVVSLQPTDNNAIITKDERADNTFTGFLILPKS, from the exons ATG gcCACCTGGTGGTTGAGGTGGGGTACTGCTGCTGTGATGGTGGGCAGCATCCTGGCCTCCCTTGTAACCTCTGTTGCCATGGAGCCCAGCTGTAACGCAAACCTTGGTTACCCCGGAATACCTGGGATACCAGGAGCTCACGGAGCCAACGGTAAAGACGGAccaaagggagagaagggagacccAG GTGAGTCTGGTCTGCGAGGGAAGGGTCTGAAGGGGGAGCCAGGTGAATCAGGTCCTCCAGGACGGTCAGGTCTTCAAGGGAACCCCGGTCGGCTTGGACCCAAAGGACCCCCTGGCCCCCCTGGGGAGAAAGGTAGTCCCTCTGGGGTCGACTCCTCCCTCACCTCCTTCTTCTCCTGCAAG aggaacACAATTCAGCAGCCTCCTAAGAACTTGCCCATTCGTTTCGACGGACCAATACTGTCGGGCCTTGACCCTAGCCTGGAAGGTGTATCGCTGAAGGACGGGTTGTTTAAGTGTACCATTAGTGGCGTGTACTTCTTTACCTATCATCTGTCGGCTAAGAGCCTGATCTGTGTTAACCTGAAGAAGGGGACAGAGACCAAG gtGGGGTTCTGTGATTCGTCGAGTGGATTCCTGGTGACGTCTGGGTCGGTGGTGCTGGATCTGTTGGAGGGAGACGTGGTGTCTCTACAGCCCACCGATAACAACGCTATCATCACTAAAGACGAACGAGCTGACAACACTTTCACCGGCTTCCTGATCTTGCCCAAATCATAG